From a single Sorghum bicolor cultivar BTx623 chromosome 5, Sorghum_bicolor_NCBIv3, whole genome shotgun sequence genomic region:
- the LOC110435978 gene encoding vegetative cell wall protein gp1-like, giving the protein MRSHLAVLSPSLALRAPSPSPPARGRRRPAAGPRSPDPLPPLHFPPPPLAESTPAGRPPSPRLGPPSPAARRPPPRPPVPPVPGRPSPPAPAARAPRPRPPVAPRPGRPSPPVPGRPSPPSRQGPVPVLLVPPTPAATDPPIRPRVSSSQHQVDALQAELQNEKKQREETDAKLVATSATVEAQNAALAMQQTRLEELTKFLAAVGEKSGLSLPPELLHPLPLPVPVLPTPQQSAGSNPTPAAIAEGIPSPGVQYPPGGAPTS; this is encoded by the exons ATGCGCTCGCACCTCGCAGTG CTCTCCCCGTCGCTCGCCCTCCGCGCGCCCTCCCCGTCGCCGCCggcccgcggccgccgccggccaGCCGCCGGCCCCCGCTCGCCGGATCCGCTCCCCCCCCTCCACTTCCCCCCGCCTCCCCTCGCCGAATCgacgccggccggccgcccgccctccccccgccTCGGCCCCCCGTCCCCGGCCGCCCGTCGCCCCCCGCCCCGGCCGCCCGTGCCCCCCGTCCCCGGCCGCCCGTCGCCCCCTGCCCCGGCCGCCCGTGCCCCCCGTCCCCGGCCGCCCGTCGCCCCCCGCCCCGGCCGCCCGTCGCCCCCCGTCCCCGGCCGCCCGTCGCCCCC GAGCAGGCAGGGCCCTGTTCCCGTGCTCCTCGTCCCCCCCACCCCGGCCGCCACTGACCCACCCATACGTCCACGGGTGAGCTCTTCACAGCACCAGGTCGATGCACTCCAG GCCGAGCTACAAAATGAGAAGAAGCAGCGTGAGGAGACAGACGCGAAGCTTGTGGCCACAAGTGCGACGGTGGAGGCCCAGAATGCGGCGCTGGCAATGCAGCAAACAAGGCTAGAGGAACTAACGAAGTTCCTAGCAGCTGTTGGCGAGAAGTCCGGTTTGTCCTTGCCACCAGAGCTCCTCCATCCCCTCCCTTTGCCGGTGCCTGTTCTACCTACTCCT CAACAGTCGGCGGGTTCGAATCCTACTCCTGCAGCAATTGCAGAAGGCATACCCTCACCAGGCGTTCAGTACCCACCAGGCGGAGCCCCAACGTCTTGA
- the LOC8059335 gene encoding nuclear autoantigenic sperm protein — MASGSRGCGQGSAVAGAGALDTLTNPDLALLPAVDLVVHLHRDDRSGSDFADVALVLAVRERRLAEAEARIREADVDAAGLRERIRALERRIGAAELMGGEIRPRDLAASETVVVPELLAGEITPVEIINATPAEVGDNMPRRTPRRKIGATLPAASSMPDELAEERALERVVLDSREVVQAGAVDSREEISEAVASRRKKEPTAALVSHEKEEEPLQKKPKLAGDLGVASKDSDTNSDSQVEETEEELHFTEAQGWKMLDILKAQVAAWESEYDAADAAQGTLQTTETPPPLEEVQTVIEVEAHERNEAIVARLQEEIILHERRLEEVKDRAKKTEERLCAEITKCKDKASKTEAVLWDEILLARSSAVTELEVWKHSVVEAQGQIREASMTVARLCNEIEARKHIASETEMCLETQDKIIAMLQAKVEEGKCKLAKAESRIRVSDELATQLQDNIEASEKNRAIEVEAHIHRATKIEEDLQAKISMLELKIANLEAHGSGISRSDHTVAIHEHNHSCTVPKIELHGVVPAGATMKAQRQKGVSFYDKIYKSEMEKRKLIGNQENEEILKKQAAKAASKALSLRCWSQAPHLPALLGSQTAEEDSDEA, encoded by the coding sequence ATGGCCTCCGGATCTCGTGGCTGCGGCCAAGGCAGCGCCGTCGCCGGTGCCGGTGCTCTGGACACCCTCACCAACCCTGACCTCGCGCTCCTGCCGGCCGTGGACCTTGTGGTCCATCTGCACCGCGACGACCGCAGCGGATCCGACTTCGCGGACGTCGCGCTCGTGCTCGCCGTGCGCGAGCGCAGGCTCGCCGAGGCGGAAGCTCGGATCCGCGAGGCCGACGTGGACGCCGCTGGCCTGCGGGAGAGGATCCGCGCGCTGGAACGCCGGATTGGAGCTGCCGAGCTCATGGGTGGCGAGATCCGGCCACGGGACCTCGCGGCCAGCGAGACCGTCGTTGTGCCCGAGCTCCTGGCTGGCGAGATCACTCCTGTCGAGATCATCAACGCCACGCCTGCCGAGGTCGGGGACAACATGCCAAGACGTACCCCGCGGAGGAAGATTGGCGCCACACTCCCAGCTGCTAGCTCGATGCCGGACGAGCtggctgaggagagggcactagAGCGGGTCGTTTTGGATTCCCGTGAGGTGGTGCAGGCAGGAGCGGTGGATTCCCGTGAGGAGATTTCAGAGGCTGTCGCCAGCAGGAGAAAGAAGGAACCAACGGCTGCACTTGTATCTCACgagaaggaagaagaacctTTGCAGAAGAAGCCGAAGCTCGCTGGTGATTTGGGTGTGGCCTCCAAGGACAGTGACACCAACAGTGACAGTCAAGTTGAAGAGACGGAAGAGGAACTACACTTCACAGAAGCACAAGGCTGGAAGATGCTGGACATCCTGAAAGCTCAAGTTGCTGCATGGGAGTCCGAATATGATGCTGCGGATGCTGCACAGGGCACGCTCCAAACAACAGAAACTCCACCACCTTTGGAGGAGGTCCAGACTGTGATCGAGGTTGAGGCTCACGAAAGAAATGAGGCTATAGTGGCTAGGctccaagaagagatcatcttaCACGAGAGAAGGCTCGAGGAGGTTAAGGATAGAGCTAAAAAGACCGAGGAACGTCTTTGTGCTGAAATCACCAAGTGCAAGGATAAAGCCTCTAAGACTGAAGCAGTCCTCTGGGATGAGATCTTGTTGGCTCGTAGCAGTGCAGTCACAGAACTCGAGGTCTGGAAGCATAGTGTAGTAGAAGCCCAAGGACAGATCCGTGAAGCCTCCATGACCGTGGCACGGCTCTGCAATGAGATCGAAGCAAGAAAGCACATAGcatctgaaactgagatgtgtCTTGAAACTCAGGACAAGATCATTGCCATGCTGCAGGCCAAGGTTGAAGAGGGCAAGTGTAAGCTCGCCAAGGCTGAGTCTCGGATCCGTGTCTCCGACGAGCTCGCCACCCAACTGCAGGACAATATTGAGGCGAGTGAAAAGAATAGAGCCATCGAGGTGGAGGCACATATCCACCGAGCCACAAAGATCGAGGAGGACCTGCAGGCAAAGATCAGTATGTTGGAGCTCAAGATCGCCAACTTGGAGGCACACGGGTCTGGCATCAGCAGAAGTGACCACACAGTTGCTATTCATGAGCACAACCATTCTTGTACTGTACCCAAGATCGAGCTGCATGGAGTGGTGCCTGCAGGAGCCACTATGAAGGCACAAAGGCAAAAGGGCGTTTCATTCTACGATAAAATTTACAAATCTGAAATGGAGAAAAGAAAGCTCATAGGAAATCAAGAAAACGAGGAGATTCTTAAGAAGCAAGCTGCTAAAGCTGCCTCTAAGGCGCTATCTCTCAGGTGTTGGTCACAAGCACCACATTTGCCAGCACTGTTAGGGTCACAGACTGCGGAGGAGGATTCTGATGAAGCTTGA